One window of Pseudomonas sp. ML2-2023-3 genomic DNA carries:
- a CDS encoding TonB-dependent siderophore receptor encodes MHSRLTPLAGALRTLVFGLSIATASHGAFAAPGSEHAYRIAPGSLDSVLGSFGQQAGVMIAVDSTLTTGIHSDGLSGSFDVGEGLQRLLEPLGLQAVREGDGYRVIARGPQNNGQLELQATQVMSNQLGTITEGSGSYTPGTIATATRMVLTPRETPQSITVITRQHMDDFGLNSIDEVMRHTPGITVSTFDSERTNYYARGFSVENFQYDGIPTLRNSAYSSGQTLSDMAIYDRVEILKGATGLLTGAGAPGATINLIRKKPTRDFKASIEAGAGSWENYRTQVDVSGPLTDSGNLRGRAVAAYQDKNSFMERYERKTGVYFGTLEADLSDDTLLTVGFDYQNNDPHASGWSGSRPLFDRTGERIDVKRSYNNGANWSRWEQTTQSVFATLEHSFANAWVGKAQLTHQVNSYDAPLGSVMSGPFPATGLSSIYANKFTGNTRTDAADAYFSGPFSLAGREHELVIGASASTAHWQGKDYGNPTFLSANVIDFWNFDGKTTEPNWGAPTQYNDTTTRQTAGYISARFNLTDELNLLLGTRVANYWLTGDYDITETGRLVPYVGATYDLNDHFTAYASYTDIFMPQTYNRDRKNKVLEPDEGKNYEVGIKGEFYGGRLNTSLAYFEVHESNRAEPDAEYNADPTNPSILYASIGTKAKAKGFEAEISGELAPGWQAQAGFTHKVIRDSEDKKISTWEPEDQLSVYTTYRFKGPLDRLTIGGGARWQNRSWQNIYNRARDQYQDFSQDAYWLVDAMVRYQVNEHLSTTLNVNNLFDKEYYTNIGFYNTAYYGDPRNVMLNTRWDF; translated from the coding sequence ATGCACAGCCGACTTACCCCCCTTGCCGGTGCATTGCGCACCCTTGTATTTGGTTTATCCATTGCCACGGCCAGCCACGGGGCATTCGCAGCACCGGGCAGCGAGCACGCCTACCGTATCGCACCGGGCAGTCTGGACTCGGTGCTGGGCAGCTTTGGCCAACAAGCCGGCGTGATGATCGCCGTTGATTCGACGCTGACCACCGGCATCCACAGCGACGGCCTGAGCGGCAGCTTTGACGTCGGTGAAGGCTTGCAGCGACTCCTTGAGCCTCTGGGCCTGCAAGCGGTCAGAGAAGGCGACGGTTACCGCGTTATTGCACGGGGGCCCCAGAACAACGGGCAACTGGAGTTGCAGGCTACCCAGGTCATGTCCAACCAGTTGGGCACCATCACCGAAGGCAGCGGCTCCTACACCCCCGGCACCATCGCAACGGCCACCCGCATGGTGCTGACGCCGCGGGAAACGCCGCAGTCGATCACGGTGATCACCCGTCAGCACATGGATGATTTTGGCCTCAACTCCATCGACGAAGTGATGCGCCACACCCCGGGCATCACGGTGTCGACCTTTGACAGCGAGCGCACCAACTACTATGCCCGCGGCTTCTCGGTGGAGAACTTCCAGTACGACGGCATTCCCACCCTGCGCAACTCGGCCTACTCCTCGGGGCAAACCCTGAGCGACATGGCCATCTATGACCGGGTGGAAATCCTCAAGGGTGCAACCGGCCTGCTGACTGGCGCAGGCGCGCCGGGTGCGACGATCAACCTGATCCGCAAGAAACCGACCCGCGACTTCAAGGCCAGCATCGAGGCAGGGGCTGGCAGCTGGGAGAACTACCGCACCCAAGTCGACGTCAGCGGCCCGCTCACCGACAGCGGCAACCTGCGTGGCCGGGCCGTGGCGGCCTATCAGGACAAGAACTCGTTCATGGAGCGTTACGAGCGCAAGACCGGCGTCTATTTCGGCACTCTGGAAGCCGATCTGAGCGATGACACCCTGCTGACCGTGGGCTTCGACTATCAGAACAACGACCCCCATGCTTCGGGCTGGTCAGGCAGTCGCCCGTTATTCGACCGCACTGGCGAACGCATCGACGTGAAGCGCTCGTACAACAACGGCGCCAACTGGAGCCGCTGGGAGCAGACCACCCAGAGCGTGTTCGCCACCCTGGAGCACAGCTTCGCCAACGCCTGGGTCGGCAAGGCGCAGTTGACCCATCAGGTCAACAGCTACGATGCCCCGCTGGGTTCGGTCATGAGCGGGCCATTCCCTGCCACCGGACTGTCATCGATCTATGCCAACAAATTTACCGGCAACACCCGCACCGACGCCGCCGACGCCTACTTCAGCGGCCCCTTCAGCCTGGCCGGCCGCGAACATGAACTGGTCATCGGAGCGTCGGCCTCCACCGCCCACTGGCAAGGCAAGGACTACGGCAACCCGACCTTCCTCAGTGCCAACGTGATTGATTTCTGGAACTTCGATGGCAAGACCACGGAGCCGAACTGGGGCGCACCCACCCAATATAACGACACCACCACGCGACAAACCGCAGGCTACATCAGCGCCCGTTTCAACCTGACCGATGAGCTGAATCTGTTGCTCGGTACACGGGTCGCCAATTACTGGCTGACCGGCGATTACGACATCACCGAAACTGGCCGGCTGGTGCCCTATGTGGGCGCCACTTACGACCTGAACGACCATTTCACGGCGTATGCCAGCTACACCGACATCTTCATGCCGCAGACCTACAACCGTGATCGCAAGAACAAGGTGCTCGAGCCGGATGAAGGCAAAAACTACGAAGTGGGGATCAAGGGTGAATTCTATGGTGGCAGGCTGAACACCAGCCTGGCCTATTTCGAGGTACATGAAAGCAACCGTGCCGAACCGGATGCCGAATACAACGCAGACCCGACCAACCCGTCGATTCTCTATGCGTCGATCGGCACCAAGGCCAAAGCCAAGGGTTTTGAAGCCGAAATATCCGGTGAACTTGCGCCTGGCTGGCAAGCGCAGGCCGGTTTTACGCACAAGGTCATCCGTGACAGCGAAGACAAAAAAATCTCCACCTGGGAGCCCGAGGACCAGTTGAGCGTGTACACCACCTACAGGTTCAAGGGGCCGCTGGACCGCTTGACCATCGGCGGCGGTGCGCGTTGGCAGAATCGCAGCTGGCAGAACATCTACAACCGCGCCAGGGACCAATACCAGGACTTTAGCCAGGATGCCTACTGGCTGGTTGATGCGATGGTCCGCTATCAAGTCAACGAGCACCTCTCCACCACACTCAACGTCAACAACCTGTTCGACAAGGAGTACTACACCAACATCGGCTTCTATAACACCGCGTATTACGGCGACCCGCGCAATGTGATGCTCAATACCCGCTGGGATTTCTAG
- a CDS encoding TonB-dependent siderophore receptor, with the protein MRPLFTLPASALTLLALSICNTALADENTLNLPSTSITSTADSDEAPQGYQAKPSATTTRLNLTAGQTPQGITSIKREQLDDFQLNSIRDVLESTPGVNVQKVETDRTYFTARGFDITNFQYDGMGMGLTGGVLVGDIDTAPYEQVDVLHGANGLMTGAGNPSATVNFIRKRPTYEPQAKVSVSAGSWDKRRVDLDVSGPLTDSGNVRGRVIYANEVGNSYLDRYSREKNIFSGMLAFDLTDDDTLTVGYEDQKSDANGASWGALPLTDSNGNAVHYSSTSSNIAQPWVYWDVRTTRAFAEWQHRFVNDWKSTLTLTAMEHREDTDMFYIYGDNGSTTGYTGLASKYKGKTRELDGDLSFSGPFSLGGREHQLTFGANVARSRTQEASLYGSASYYTPVSLEDALNGSLPKPTYNIANADGTSNYTDRQKSLYAGARFSLTDDLHLITGARMLSADSDGENYGSGRNVRIHGKVTPYAGLVYDLTPQYSLYASYTRIFNPQYYLNTQGQVLEPLEGKSYEAGIKGHLLDKRLDVSAAVFHTKQDNVATYAGFDSALGGYLYDGMSYKSSGLELEASGELAPGLQISGGYTYVYITDADNQRGRKFIPRNALTSSMTYRLPMAPKVKVGGSLKWQSKIENDDAPAANQAAYALVGLMTSYDIDPHWSTQLNLDNLTNEKYLQSVRYGQSNFGAPRNVTASVSWKF; encoded by the coding sequence ATGCGCCCACTGTTCACCCTGCCCGCGTCAGCCCTCACGCTGCTCGCCTTGAGTATTTGCAATACTGCCCTGGCCGATGAAAACACCCTGAATCTGCCGTCCACCAGCATCACCTCAACGGCAGACAGCGATGAGGCCCCACAGGGCTATCAGGCCAAGCCGAGTGCCACGACGACACGCTTGAACCTCACCGCCGGGCAAACGCCCCAGGGCATTACCAGTATCAAGCGTGAGCAACTGGATGACTTTCAGCTCAACAGCATTCGCGATGTGCTGGAGAGCACTCCGGGGGTGAACGTGCAGAAGGTCGAGACCGACCGCACGTACTTCACCGCCCGCGGTTTTGATATCACCAATTTCCAGTACGACGGTATGGGCATGGGGCTTACCGGTGGCGTGCTGGTGGGCGATATCGACACCGCACCCTACGAGCAAGTAGACGTTTTGCACGGTGCCAACGGCCTGATGACGGGCGCCGGCAACCCTTCTGCCACGGTCAACTTCATTCGCAAGCGCCCCACGTATGAGCCGCAAGCCAAGGTCAGCGTCAGCGCCGGTTCCTGGGATAAGCGCAGGGTCGACCTGGATGTTTCCGGGCCGCTGACCGACTCGGGCAATGTGCGCGGGCGTGTGATCTATGCCAACGAAGTGGGCAATTCCTATCTGGACCGCTATTCCCGGGAAAAGAACATTTTCAGTGGCATGCTGGCTTTCGACCTGACCGACGACGATACCCTGACCGTCGGTTACGAAGACCAGAAAAGCGACGCCAACGGTGCCAGCTGGGGCGCGTTGCCACTCACCGACAGCAATGGCAATGCGGTGCACTACAGCAGCACCTCCTCCAACATTGCCCAACCCTGGGTGTACTGGGACGTACGCACCACCCGGGCCTTTGCCGAGTGGCAGCACCGCTTTGTCAATGACTGGAAGTCAACGCTGACCCTGACGGCCATGGAGCACCGCGAAGACACCGACATGTTCTACATTTATGGCGACAATGGCTCGACCACTGGCTACACGGGCCTGGCTTCCAAATACAAGGGCAAGACCCGCGAGCTGGATGGCGACCTGTCGTTCAGCGGCCCTTTCAGCCTGGGTGGCCGCGAGCACCAACTGACCTTCGGCGCCAACGTGGCACGCTCGCGCACCCAGGAGGCGTCGCTGTACGGCAGCGCGTCGTACTACACCCCGGTGTCGCTGGAAGATGCCCTCAACGGCAGCCTCCCCAAGCCCACCTACAACATCGCCAATGCCGACGGAACCTCCAACTACACGGACCGCCAGAAAAGCCTCTACGCCGGTGCCCGCTTCAGCCTGACCGACGACCTGCACCTGATCACCGGGGCACGCATGCTCAGTGCCGACAGCGACGGCGAAAACTACGGATCGGGCCGCAACGTGAGGATTCATGGCAAGGTCACGCCATACGCAGGCCTGGTCTACGACCTCACCCCGCAGTATTCGCTGTATGCCAGCTACACCAGGATCTTCAATCCGCAGTACTACCTCAACACCCAGGGCCAGGTACTGGAACCCCTGGAAGGCAAAAGCTACGAGGCTGGAATCAAGGGGCATTTGCTGGACAAGCGACTGGACGTTTCGGCTGCGGTGTTCCACACCAAACAGGACAACGTCGCCACTTATGCTGGCTTTGACTCTGCACTGGGCGGCTACTTGTATGACGGCATGTCGTACAAAAGCAGCGGCCTGGAGCTTGAAGCTTCGGGGGAACTGGCCCCGGGTCTGCAAATCAGCGGCGGCTATACCTATGTCTACATCACCGATGCCGACAACCAGCGCGGGCGTAAATTTATCCCGCGCAATGCCCTGACCTCCTCCATGACCTACAGATTGCCGATGGCGCCGAAGGTCAAGGTCGGCGGCAGCCTCAAATGGCAGAGCAAAATCGAGAACGACGACGCCCCTGCCGCCAACCAGGCCGCTTATGCGCTGGTGGGCTTGATGACCAGCTACGACATTGATCCGCACTGGAGCACCCAGCTCAACCTGGACAACCTGACCAACGAGAAATACCTGCAAAGCGTTCGTTACGGCCAGAGTAACTTTGGCGCACCGCGAAACGTCACGGCATCGGTCAGCTGGAAGTTCTAA
- a CDS encoding alkaline phosphatase family protein, translating into MMLLRCALITVCLSLTFTALAAPAADTLKTHKALLIGVDGMQYEKLQQAIQQGKAPTTARLHLYKSYTGGVLGTSTQQPTVSGPGWTTILTGSWVDRHQVNANDEALRNQAPSLFKQLKLAFPDRKTASIVSWNVIHENFAEDIAQGYIDLAFKCSGVDPCVVDNVSHELENGQPDLLFAHFDEPDITGHRLGFTPEYQQAIQTVDTQVGQILLALQRREKAHPEEDWLVIVLPDHGRHLPEGKDHGEQTLSEKTTFIAMNKKGNAQLTAPIGKPLNPDFKGLYGFASQADITPTVLAWLGVKPDLTRYTMDGLPLIGPLGVRQLTAQQQPDRTQVNLSWRTETPTGKPVQIYRDGQPIARLTDHEHSYVDNDIQALKGPINYTLVFNGVPVSRLVTLQEQKSTP; encoded by the coding sequence ATGATGTTACTAAGGTGTGCCCTGATTACGGTCTGTCTGAGCCTCACATTCACGGCACTGGCAGCCCCTGCTGCCGACACCCTCAAAACCCACAAGGCCTTGCTCATCGGCGTGGATGGCATGCAGTACGAAAAGCTGCAACAGGCCATTCAACAGGGCAAGGCTCCCACCACTGCCCGCTTGCACCTGTACAAAAGTTACACCGGCGGGGTACTGGGTACCTCCACCCAGCAGCCCACGGTCAGTGGCCCGGGCTGGACAACCATCCTTACCGGCAGTTGGGTTGACCGCCATCAGGTCAACGCCAATGACGAGGCCCTGCGCAATCAGGCGCCCAGCCTGTTCAAACAGCTCAAGCTGGCCTTCCCTGACCGCAAGACGGCCAGCATCGTGAGCTGGAACGTGATCCACGAAAACTTCGCCGAGGATATTGCCCAGGGCTACATCGACCTGGCCTTCAAGTGCTCGGGGGTTGATCCGTGCGTCGTCGACAACGTCAGTCATGAACTGGAAAACGGCCAGCCCGATCTGCTGTTCGCCCACTTCGACGAACCCGATATCACCGGCCACCGACTCGGCTTCACACCCGAGTATCAACAGGCGATTCAGACCGTAGATACCCAGGTCGGGCAGATACTCCTGGCCCTCCAACGCCGTGAGAAAGCCCATCCCGAAGAAGACTGGCTGGTGATCGTGTTGCCCGATCACGGCAGGCACTTGCCTGAAGGCAAGGACCACGGCGAGCAAACCCTGAGCGAAAAAACCACCTTTATCGCCATGAACAAGAAAGGCAACGCACAACTGACGGCTCCCATCGGCAAACCCCTGAACCCCGATTTCAAGGGCCTGTACGGTTTTGCCAGCCAGGCGGACATCACCCCCACCGTGCTGGCCTGGCTTGGCGTCAAACCGGACCTGACCCGTTACACAATGGATGGCCTGCCCCTGATCGGGCCCCTGGGTGTCAGACAGCTCACTGCGCAGCAACAACCCGATCGCACCCAGGTCAACCTGTCCTGGCGCACAGAAACCCCGACTGGCAAGCCCGTGCAGATTTACCGCGACGGCCAGCCCATCGCCCGGCTCACCGACCATGAACATTCCTATGTCGATAACGATATCCAGGCGTTGAAGGGGCCCATCAACTACACGCTGGTGTTTAACGGGGTACCGGTATCGCGCCTGGTAACCCTGCAAGAGCAAAAGTCGACGCCATGA
- the pepN gene encoding aminopeptidase N: MRTEQPQMIYLKDYQAPEYLIDETHLTFELFEDHTLVHAQLVMRRNPARGAGLPALVLDGQQLELLSVSLDDIELADDDYQLGDSHLILHPTAEQFVVDTSVKIHPESNTALEGLYKSGGMFCTQCEAEGFRKITYYLDRPDVMSKFTTTVVAEQHRYPILLSNGNPIASGPDEDGRHWATWEDPFMKPAYLFALVAGDLWCVEDSFTTMSNRVVALRIYVEPENIDKCQHAMVSLKKSMAWDEETYGREYDLDIFMIVAVNDFNMGAMENKGLNIFNSSAVLARAETATDAAHQRVEAIVAHEYFHNWSGNRVTCRDWFQLSLKEGFTVFRDSQFSADMNSRTVKRIQDVAYLRTHQFAEDAGPMAHAVRPDSFIEISNFYTLTVYEKGSEVVRMIHTLLGAEGFRKGSDLYFERHDGQAVTCDDFIKAMEDANGADLSQFKRWYSQAGTPRLAVSEHYDAAQKTYSLTFAQSCPATPDKVEKLPFVIPVELGLLNAQGTEIALQLAGESTAVGTSRVLSVTEAEQTFTFVGINEKPLPSLLRGFSAPVKLSFAYSRDQLMFLMQHDTDGFNRWDAGQQLSVHVLQELIGQHQRGEALVMDSRLVEALRSVLGNQALDQAMVAEMLSLPGEAYLTEISDVADVEAIHIAREFARKQLADSLFDGLWARYKTNREVSKVTPYVAEAEHFARRALQNIALSYLMLAGKPEVLAAALEQFEHSDNMTERLTALAVLVNSPYEAEKAAALASFAEHFKDNPLVMDQWFSVQAGSTLPGGLQRVRELMEHPAFNLKNPNKVRALVGAFAGQNLINFHAADGSGYRFLADLVIQLNGFNPQIASRQLAPLTRWRKYDGARQALMKAELERIRNSGELSSDVFEVVSKSLA, translated from the coding sequence ATGCGCACCGAACAACCGCAAATGATCTACCTGAAGGACTACCAGGCGCCCGAGTACCTGATCGACGAGACGCACCTGACCTTCGAGTTGTTCGAGGACCACACGCTGGTCCATGCGCAACTGGTGATGCGTCGCAACCCGGCACGTGGCGCGGGGTTGCCGGCGCTGGTGCTGGACGGTCAGCAGCTTGAGCTGCTGTCGGTCAGCCTCGACGACATCGAACTGGCGGATGATGACTATCAGTTGGGCGACAGTCATCTGATCCTGCACCCGACCGCTGAGCAGTTTGTGGTCGACACCAGCGTCAAGATCCACCCCGAGTCCAACACTGCGCTGGAAGGCCTGTACAAGTCCGGCGGGATGTTCTGCACCCAGTGCGAAGCCGAAGGCTTTCGCAAGATCACCTATTACCTCGATCGTCCCGATGTGATGAGCAAGTTCACCACCACCGTGGTGGCCGAGCAGCACCGCTATCCGATCCTGTTGTCCAATGGCAACCCGATTGCCAGCGGTCCCGACGAAGACGGTCGGCACTGGGCAACCTGGGAAGACCCGTTCATGAAACCGGCCTACCTGTTTGCGCTGGTAGCGGGGGACCTGTGGTGCGTTGAAGACAGCTTCACCACCATGAGCAATCGCGTGGTTGCACTGCGCATTTATGTCGAGCCGGAAAACATCGATAAATGCCAGCACGCCATGGTCAGCCTGAAAAAGTCCATGGCCTGGGATGAAGAAACCTACGGTCGTGAATACGATCTTGATATCTTCATGATCGTCGCCGTGAACGACTTCAACATGGGCGCGATGGAGAACAAGGGCCTCAACATCTTCAACTCCAGCGCCGTACTGGCCCGCGCCGAGACCGCGACCGATGCCGCTCACCAGCGGGTCGAGGCCATCGTGGCCCACGAGTACTTCCACAACTGGTCGGGCAACCGCGTGACCTGCCGCGACTGGTTCCAGCTGTCGCTCAAGGAAGGCTTCACGGTGTTCCGTGATTCGCAGTTCTCGGCAGACATGAACTCGCGCACGGTCAAGCGCATCCAGGACGTGGCCTATCTGCGTACCCACCAGTTCGCTGAAGACGCGGGCCCAATGGCTCACGCGGTACGCCCTGACAGCTTTATCGAAATCTCCAACTTCTACACCCTGACCGTTTACGAAAAGGGTTCTGAAGTGGTGCGCATGATCCACACCTTGCTGGGGGCCGAGGGCTTTCGCAAAGGCAGCGATCTGTACTTCGAGCGCCATGACGGCCAGGCCGTGACCTGCGATGATTTCATCAAGGCCATGGAAGATGCCAACGGCGCCGACCTGAGCCAGTTCAAACGCTGGTACAGCCAGGCAGGCACTCCGCGTCTTGCCGTCAGCGAACACTACGATGCCGCGCAGAAAACCTACAGCCTGACCTTTGCCCAAAGCTGCCCGGCCACCCCGGACAAGGTCGAAAAACTGCCGTTCGTGATTCCGGTCGAGCTGGGCCTGTTGAACGCCCAGGGCACTGAAATTGCCCTGCAACTGGCGGGCGAATCAACTGCCGTGGGCACCAGCCGCGTACTGTCGGTGACTGAGGCCGAGCAGACGTTCACGTTTGTCGGTATCAACGAAAAGCCGTTGCCATCGTTGCTGCGCGGTTTCTCGGCACCGGTGAAACTGAGTTTTGCCTACAGCCGCGACCAACTGATGTTCCTGATGCAGCACGATACCGACGGCTTCAACCGCTGGGATGCAGGCCAGCAACTGTCGGTGCACGTGCTGCAGGAATTGATTGGGCAACATCAGCGCGGTGAAGCACTGGTGATGGATTCGCGTCTGGTAGAAGCCTTGCGCAGTGTGCTGGGCAATCAGGCGCTGGATCAGGCCATGGTCGCTGAAATGCTGTCGTTGCCGGGCGAAGCCTACCTGACTGAAATCAGCGACGTGGCGGACGTTGAAGCGATCCACATCGCTCGTGAGTTCGCTCGCAAGCAACTGGCCGACAGCCTGTTCGACGGTTTGTGGGCCCGCTACAAGACTAACCGTGAAGTGTCGAAAGTCACGCCATACGTGGCTGAAGCCGAACACTTCGCCCGTCGTGCGCTGCAAAACATTGCGCTGTCTTACCTGATGCTTGCCGGTAAGCCAGAGGTGCTGGCGGCGGCTCTGGAGCAGTTCGAGCACAGCGACAACATGACCGAGCGCCTGACGGCGCTGGCGGTACTGGTCAACTCGCCTTACGAGGCTGAAAAAGCCGCGGCGCTGGCCAGCTTTGCCGAGCACTTCAAGGACAATCCACTGGTCATGGATCAGTGGTTCAGCGTTCAGGCCGGCAGCACCCTGCCGGGTGGCCTGCAGCGTGTGCGGGAGTTGATGGAACACCCGGCATTCAACCTCAAGAACCCGAACAAAGTGCGGGCTCTGGTGGGTGCGTTTGCCGGACAGAACCTGATCAACTTCCATGCCGCGGATGGCTCGGGCTATCGCTTCCTGGCGGACCTGGTGATCCAGCTCAACGGCTTCAATCCGCAGATTGCATCGCGGCAACTGGCGCCGTTGACCCGCTGGCGCAAATACGACGGCGCCCGTCAGGCGCTGATGAAAGCGGAACTGGAACGCATCCGCAATTCGGGCGAGCTGTCCAGCGACGTGTTTGAAGTGGTGAGCAAAAGCCTGGCGTAA
- a CDS encoding DUF2797 domain-containing protein: protein MIEIGRGAISKMSANLETPTVQYAFRLGDTEVPVNPLIGTKLRLEYLGEINCTHCGRKTKKSFSQGYCYPCMTKLAQCDVCIMSPERCHYEAGTCRDPSWGEQFCMTDHVVYLANSSGIKVGITRATQLPTRWLDQGASQALPIVRVATRQQSGFVEDLFRSQVGDRTNWRALLKGDAEPVDLSAVREQLFESCAEGMKTLQERFGLQAVQPLSNVEPIEIRYPVEQYPSKIVSFNLDKDPIVEGTLMGIKGQYLIFDTGVINIRKYTAYQLAVHQ, encoded by the coding sequence TTGATTGAGATTGGCCGTGGTGCAATCAGCAAGATGTCGGCAAACCTTGAAACGCCGACCGTTCAGTATGCGTTTCGTTTGGGCGATACCGAGGTGCCGGTCAATCCGTTGATCGGTACCAAACTGCGTCTGGAATACCTGGGTGAGATCAACTGCACTCACTGCGGGCGCAAGACCAAAAAGAGCTTCAGCCAGGGCTACTGCTACCCGTGCATGACCAAGCTGGCGCAATGCGATGTGTGCATCATGAGCCCGGAGCGTTGCCACTACGAGGCAGGCACTTGCCGTGATCCGTCGTGGGGCGAGCAGTTTTGCATGACCGATCACGTGGTGTATCTGGCCAACTCCTCGGGGATCAAGGTCGGCATCACCCGTGCCACCCAGTTGCCGACACGCTGGCTCGACCAGGGCGCCAGCCAGGCGCTGCCGATCGTGCGGGTTGCAACCCGTCAGCAATCGGGCTTTGTCGAAGACCTGTTCCGCTCGCAAGTGGGCGACCGAACCAACTGGCGTGCACTGCTCAAGGGCGATGCCGAGCCTGTTGACCTGAGTGCCGTGCGTGAGCAATTGTTCGAGAGCTGTGCCGAAGGCATGAAAACCCTGCAGGAGCGTTTTGGCCTGCAAGCGGTCCAACCCTTGTCAAACGTGGAGCCCATTGAGATTCGCTACCCGGTCGAGCAGTACCCGAGCAAGATCGTCAGCTTCAATCTGGACAAGGATCCGATCGTGGAAGGCACGCTGATGGGGATCAAGGGCCAGTACCTGATCTTTGACACAGGCGTGATCAATATTCGCAAATACACGGCCTATCAACTGGCCGTGCATCAGTAA
- a CDS encoding YeaC family protein, protein MSSFNEMIQNITPEIYQSLKLAVEIGKWADGNKLTAEQRELSLQAMIAWEVQNLPEDQRTGYMGPQECSSKSAPVPNILFKSDAIH, encoded by the coding sequence ATGTCCTCTTTCAACGAAATGATTCAAAACATCACCCCCGAGATCTATCAGAGCCTGAAACTGGCCGTTGAAATCGGCAAATGGGCAGACGGCAACAAACTCACCGCCGAACAGCGCGAGCTGTCGTTGCAGGCGATGATTGCCTGGGAAGTGCAGAACCTGCCTGAAGACCAGCGCACCGGTTACATGGGTCCGCAAGAGTGCAGCTCCAAGTCGGCACCAGTGCCTAACATCCTGTTCAAGTCGGATGCCATCCATTGA
- a CDS encoding rhomboid family intramembrane serine protease — MSAVAVLRLPLSVDLSGFVALLRRMQVPHRVSEEAGEQVLWAPEAIADDVRSLYQRFPVGDPEHELPIVERPAAMPRPGFAQQLRASPATAVVLLLCVIVAAVTQLGDNLSALSGLTFLDFSIRGQYIQFVPLSDSLASGQWWRLFTPMLIHFGFLHIAMNGMWYWELGRRIEMRQGSINLIGLSLLFSLVSNFAQYLFGGPSLFGGLSGVLYGLLGHVWIYQMMAPNPLYHLPRGVLVMMLVWLALCMSGLVSMIGFGQIANAAHVGGLVIGCLTGLLGGLWARRKQMA; from the coding sequence ATGAGTGCTGTAGCTGTTTTACGTTTGCCGCTGTCCGTCGACCTTAGCGGCTTTGTTGCCTTGCTCAGGCGCATGCAGGTCCCGCATCGGGTCAGCGAGGAAGCGGGCGAGCAGGTGTTGTGGGCGCCCGAGGCCATCGCCGATGATGTACGCAGTTTGTACCAGCGTTTTCCTGTGGGTGATCCGGAGCACGAACTGCCCATCGTTGAACGCCCGGCGGCCATGCCCCGGCCGGGTTTTGCCCAGCAACTGCGTGCCAGCCCGGCCACGGCGGTGGTGTTGCTGCTGTGTGTGATCGTGGCTGCAGTGACGCAACTGGGTGATAACCTGTCGGCCCTGAGCGGGCTGACCTTTCTCGATTTCAGCATTCGAGGCCAGTACATCCAGTTTGTCCCGCTGTCCGACAGCCTGGCGTCGGGGCAGTGGTGGCGATTGTTCACCCCGATGCTGATCCACTTCGGCTTTCTGCACATTGCCATGAACGGCATGTGGTACTGGGAGCTGGGGCGGCGCATTGAAATGCGCCAGGGCAGCATCAACCTGATTGGCTTGAGCCTGTTGTTCAGCCTGGTATCCAACTTCGCCCAGTACCTGTTTGGTGGCCCGAGCCTGTTTGGCGGGTTGTCCGGGGTGTTGTACGGGCTGCTGGGGCATGTCTGGATTTACCAGATGATGGCGCCAAACCCCTTGTATCACCTGCCTCGCGGGGTACTGGTGATGATGCTGGTGTGGCTGGCGCTGTGCATGTCGGGGCTGGTGTCGATGATCGGTTTTGGCCAGATTGCCAACGCGGCCCATGTGGGCGGTTTGGTGATCGGGTGCCTGACCGGTTTGCTGGGCGGGCTTTGGGCGCGGCGCAAACAGATGGCTTAA